Proteins encoded within one genomic window of Companilactobacillus sp.:
- a CDS encoding thioredoxin family protein, with product MMEHLTKENLESTIADTKGLIMIDFFSPKCVPCMALMPDVEKLAEEKKDEATFFAFDTTGNMRTAMKQKVMGIPAYLFYRDGEKVATLGKDILEDKGMAAVTEKLDELTAKA from the coding sequence ATGATGGAACATTTAACAAAAGAAAACTTAGAAAGCACAATCGCAGACACAAAAGGACTAATTATGATCGACTTCTTCAGTCCAAAATGTGTACCATGCATGGCTTTGATGCCAGATGTTGAAAAATTAGCTGAAGAGAAAAAAGACGAAGCTACATTCTTTGCATTTGATACAACAGGCAACATGAGAACTGCTATGAAACAAAAGGTTATGGGTATCCCTGCATATTTGTTCTACAGAGATGGTGAAAAAGTTGCTACTCTTGGCAAAGATATTCTTGAAGACAAGGGAATGGCAGCTGTTACAGAAAAATTAGATGAATTAACAGCAAAAGCTTAA
- a CDS encoding glycine/sarcosine/betaine reductase component B subunit, translating to MRLTIGNVIINDIEFGDKTEVKDGTLFVNKDELIEAAIGGDERIKSLEVYLAKPGDNTRIIPVKDVIEPRVKVDGQGGIFPGIVNNVDQVGSGQTNVLKGAAIVTTGKIVGFQEGIIDMSGEGAKYTPFSKTNNIVLKMEPQDSIKQHEHEEVLRLLGFRASNYIGEVAKDLKPDNEEVYETKPLLEQVKEYPDLPKVVYVYALQTQGLMHNTFYYGADAMKIVPTFMYPTEAFDGAIASGNCVSACDKNPSYVHLNSPVIKDLYSKHGKDINFIGCVITNENVTLQDKKRSSNMTAKLVEMLGADAAIISEEGFGNPDADLVMNCNNLENKGIKTVLVTDEYAGQDGASQSLADSTPKGDAVVTAGNANVVVNLPVMKTVIGHPEAANVIAGAWDGSLHDDGSIEAEIQVITGATNELGFNTLSAKTI from the coding sequence ATGCGACTAACAATCGGCAACGTCATCATTAACGATATTGAATTCGGCGACAAGACCGAAGTTAAAGATGGCACATTGTTCGTTAATAAAGACGAACTGATCGAAGCAGCTATCGGCGGAGATGAAAGAATCAAATCACTGGAAGTTTACCTTGCTAAACCAGGTGATAACACTCGGATCATTCCTGTTAAGGATGTCATCGAACCACGTGTTAAGGTCGACGGCCAAGGCGGTATCTTCCCAGGTATCGTAAACAACGTTGACCAAGTAGGTTCAGGACAAACAAATGTACTTAAAGGTGCAGCAATTGTTACAACAGGTAAGATTGTTGGATTCCAAGAAGGAATCATCGACATGAGTGGAGAAGGTGCTAAATATACACCATTCTCAAAGACAAACAACATTGTCTTAAAGATGGAACCACAAGATTCAATCAAACAACACGAACATGAAGAAGTTCTACGTTTGCTTGGATTTAGAGCATCTAACTATATTGGAGAAGTAGCTAAGGATCTTAAACCTGACAATGAAGAAGTTTATGAAACAAAACCTCTCTTGGAACAAGTTAAAGAATATCCAGATCTTCCAAAAGTAGTTTACGTATATGCTCTACAAACACAAGGCTTGATGCATAACACATTCTATTATGGCGCTGACGCTATGAAGATCGTTCCTACATTTATGTATCCTACAGAAGCCTTTGATGGAGCTATTGCAAGTGGTAACTGTGTTTCAGCTTGTGATAAGAACCCATCATATGTTCATTTGAACAGTCCTGTTATTAAAGACTTATATTCGAAACATGGTAAAGATATTAACTTTATCGGATGTGTCATTACCAATGAGAACGTGACATTGCAAGACAAGAAACGTTCATCAAATATGACTGCTAAATTAGTAGAAATGCTTGGCGCAGATGCAGCAATCATCTCAGAAGAAGGATTTGGTAATCCTGATGCTGACTTAGTTATGAACTGTAACAACCTTGAAAACAAAGGTATCAAGACAGTTCTTGTAACTGATGAATATGCTGGACAAGATGGTGCCAGTCAATCATTAGCTGATTCAACACCTAAAGGTGACGCTGTTGTAACTGCAGGTAACGCTAACGTTGTTGTTAACCTACCAGTTATGAAGACAGTTATTGGTCATCCAGAAGCCGCAAACGTTATTGCTGGTGCTTGGGATGGAAGTTTGCATGACGATGGAAGCATCGAAGCAGAAATCCAAGTTATCACAGGTGCAACAAACGAATTAGGTTTCAACACACTATCAGCTAAGACTATTTAG
- the grdA gene encoding glycine/sarcosine/betaine reductase complex selenoprotein A, which yields MGILENKKVAILGDRDGIPGMAIEACVKTAGAEVVFSTTECFVUTSAGAMDLENQQRIKDLADKYGKDDLVVVLGGGEAEACGLAAETVSTGDPTFAGPLAGVQLGLGAYHMFELKDEVDPAVYEEQVSMMEMVLDKDAIIKEVKEYRA from the coding sequence ATGGGTATTCTTGAAAACAAAAAAGTTGCCATTTTAGGCGACCGTGATGGAATTCCTGGTATGGCTATCGAGGCTTGTGTCAAAACAGCAGGCGCAGAAGTTGTATTTTCAACTACTGAATGCTTCGTTTGAACGAGCGCCGGTGCTATGGACTTGGAAAACCAACAAAGAATTAAAGATCTAGCAGACAAATACGGAAAAGACGATCTAGTAGTAGTACTAGGTGGTGGAGAGGCCGAAGCTTGTGGCTTGGCTGCTGAAACCGTATCAACTGGTGATCCAACATTCGCAGGTCCATTAGCAGGAGTTCAGTTAGGACTCGGTGCATATCACATGTTTGAACTAAAGGATGAAGTTGATCCCGCAGTATACGAAGAACAAGTATCAATGATGGAAATGGTATTGGATAAAGATGCCATTATTAAAGAAGTCAAAGAATATCGCGCATAG
- the grdB gene encoding glycine reductase complex selenoprotein B — MGKKRIVHYINQFFAGIGGEEKAEVKPEKRDGVAGPGMAFKAQLSDVADIVGTVICGDSYFNENEEEASETVLEMIKSYDPDLVIVGPSFNAGRYGVAAGAVAKLVDENLHLPVVGGMYPENPGFELYKKHGYFVEVGNSAATMRKAIPDMVSVVKQVLDGKDEITGYMPKGIRENVFRQERGSKRAVEMLVNKIQGKEFTTEYPMPTFDRVDPAPAVKDITKARIALVSSGGPVPKGNPDHIESSSASKYGKYSLEGIDDFTPENGETAHGGYDPVYANEDLDRVLPVDVVKEMLANGEIGSLHPYWYATVGNGTSVANAKKFGTEIGKQLKEDGVDAVILTSTUGTCTRCGATMVKAIEAQGLPIVHMCTIVPISKTVGANRIVPTVAIPYPLGNPELDPKEEKELRRKLVRKALKALETPVTEQTVFDS, encoded by the coding sequence ATGGGCAAAAAAAGAATTGTTCATTATATAAATCAATTCTTTGCCGGGATTGGTGGTGAAGAAAAGGCCGAAGTTAAACCAGAAAAACGTGACGGTGTTGCGGGACCTGGTATGGCTTTCAAGGCTCAACTAAGCGATGTGGCTGATATCGTTGGTACAGTTATCTGTGGTGATAGCTACTTCAATGAAAATGAAGAAGAAGCTTCAGAAACTGTTCTTGAAATGATTAAAAGTTACGATCCAGACTTAGTTATCGTAGGACCAAGCTTTAACGCTGGTCGTTACGGTGTCGCCGCTGGTGCAGTTGCCAAATTGGTAGATGAGAACTTACACTTACCAGTTGTTGGTGGAATGTATCCAGAAAACCCTGGTTTTGAATTGTACAAGAAACATGGATATTTCGTAGAGGTAGGTAACAGTGCCGCTACAATGAGGAAAGCTATTCCAGATATGGTAAGTGTTGTAAAACAAGTACTTGATGGAAAAGACGAAATCACAGGCTACATGCCAAAAGGTATCCGTGAAAATGTATTCAGACAAGAACGTGGTTCAAAACGTGCAGTTGAAATGCTCGTAAATAAAATTCAAGGCAAGGAATTCACAACTGAATATCCTATGCCTACCTTCGACCGTGTCGATCCAGCACCAGCCGTAAAGGATATTACGAAAGCAAGAATTGCTTTGGTATCATCTGGTGGTCCAGTTCCGAAAGGAAATCCAGACCACATCGAATCATCAAGTGCATCTAAGTATGGTAAATATAGCTTAGAGGGTATCGATGACTTCACACCAGAAAATGGTGAAACGGCTCACGGTGGATATGATCCAGTCTATGCAAATGAAGACTTGGATCGTGTATTGCCAGTCGACGTTGTTAAAGAGATGCTTGCTAACGGTGAAATTGGGTCATTGCACCCATATTGGTACGCTACCGTTGGTAATGGTACATCTGTAGCAAATGCTAAGAAATTTGGTACAGAGATTGGAAAACAACTTAAAGAAGACGGCGTAGATGCTGTTATTCTTACATCCACCTGAGGAACATGTACTCGTTGCGGTGCAACGATGGTTAAAGCTATTGAAGCTCAAGGACTACCAATTGTTCACATGTGTACAATTGTTCCTATTTCTAAGACAGTTGGAGCAAATAGAATTGTTCCTACAGTCGCAATTCCTTATCCACTTGGTAATCCTGAATTGGATCCTAAAGAGGAAAAAGAATTACGTAGAAAACTAGTCAGAAAAGCTCTTAAAGCTCTTGAAACACCTGTTACTGAACAAACAGTGTTTGACAGTTAG
- the grdC gene encoding glycine/sarcosine/betaine reductase complex component C subunit beta, which produces MTFPVLKGSSYTLVHTPDVLVHEGKLQESEMRNNPDSDYLKAIPDHLRSFEDVVGYGPNQAYIGNIHPRDLNNIEKPWYDHPMKDASKDGKFGSIMNEDEFYGCMKAVDMFELVVLEKSFQEKVAQEMQDDPVIGKYWVTLDKLNENPATIEEITELISDKDAKPLYFNNELVGCVKRAHEFDAALTSDVMFENLVSKASGAYALAELFAKNDIKPEDIDYLIECSEEGCGDMFQRAGGNYAKSIGEICGCVNATGSDTRSFCAAPAHSMVEAAALVKAGVYKNVVVLAGGSSAKLGMNGKDHVKKDQPLIEDCLGAFAVYVGENDGKSPVIRTDIVGKHKIGSGAAPQAIMQAIVSDPLEHAGLSIKDVDVFSAEMQNPEITVPAGAGDIPAANYKMIAALGIMKKVFEKSELNSVVEKIGMPGFVPTQGHIPSGIPFLGHAKEMIENGDIHRTMIIGKGSLFLGRLTNLFDGISFIVEANDGHVDDDSGVDKDTIRQMIAESMKQFADTLK; this is translated from the coding sequence ATGACTTTCCCAGTACTTAAAGGAAGCTCTTATACATTAGTCCATACACCAGATGTTTTAGTACATGAAGGTAAATTGCAGGAAAGCGAAATGAGAAATAATCCCGATTCAGATTATCTCAAAGCTATTCCAGATCATTTACGGTCATTCGAAGACGTTGTAGGGTACGGTCCTAATCAAGCTTATATAGGTAATATTCATCCTCGTGATTTAAATAATATCGAAAAACCATGGTATGACCATCCAATGAAAGACGCATCAAAAGATGGTAAATTTGGTTCGATCATGAATGAAGATGAATTCTATGGCTGCATGAAGGCTGTAGATATGTTTGAATTAGTAGTTTTGGAAAAAAGTTTTCAAGAAAAAGTTGCCCAAGAAATGCAAGACGACCCCGTTATTGGAAAATATTGGGTAACACTAGATAAATTAAACGAAAATCCTGCTACTATCGAAGAAATTACGGAATTGATCTCCGACAAAGATGCAAAACCTTTGTATTTCAACAATGAACTAGTGGGATGCGTTAAGAGAGCTCATGAGTTTGATGCTGCCTTGACTAGTGATGTTATGTTCGAAAACTTAGTAAGTAAAGCTTCAGGTGCATATGCACTAGCAGAACTTTTTGCAAAAAATGATATTAAACCTGAAGATATTGATTACTTGATTGAATGTTCTGAAGAGGGATGTGGTGACATGTTCCAACGTGCTGGTGGTAATTACGCTAAGTCAATTGGTGAAATTTGCGGATGCGTAAACGCTACTGGTTCAGATACTCGTAGTTTCTGTGCTGCACCAGCTCACTCAATGGTTGAAGCTGCAGCATTAGTTAAAGCTGGAGTATACAAAAATGTTGTTGTACTTGCTGGTGGGTCATCAGCTAAGTTAGGAATGAATGGTAAAGATCACGTCAAAAAAGATCAACCGCTGATCGAAGATTGCCTCGGTGCATTCGCTGTTTACGTTGGCGAAAATGACGGTAAATCACCAGTCATCAGAACTGATATCGTTGGTAAACATAAGATTGGCAGTGGTGCTGCACCACAAGCTATTATGCAAGCTATTGTTTCAGATCCATTGGAACATGCAGGATTATCAATCAAAGACGTTGATGTATTCTCTGCTGAAATGCAAAACCCTGAAATTACTGTACCCGCAGGTGCAGGTGATATCCCAGCAGCTAACTACAAGATGATTGCTGCTTTAGGTATCATGAAAAAAGTGTTCGAAAAGAGCGAATTAAACTCTGTGGTTGAAAAAATCGGAATGCCTGGATTTGTGCCAACCCAAGGACACATTCCTTCAGGTATCCCATTCTTAGGACATGCTAAAGAAATGATCGAAAATGGAGACATCCATAGAACCATGATCATTGGTAAAGGTAGCTTGTTCTTAGGTAGACTAACTAACCTCTTTGATGGTATTTCGTTTATTGTTGAAGCAAATGACGGTCACGTTGATGACGATTCTGGTGTAGACAAAGACACAATTCGTCAAATGATCGCAGAATCAATGAAACAATTCGCTGATACGCTCAAATAA
- the grdD gene encoding glycine/sarcosine/betaine reductase complex component C subunit alpha: protein MENNVQNTIADVFDEIAQGLEDGNFGSRPRVGVTLLGSEHGEEEILRGAELAQANDPSIQVVVIGTLTDTKLETVAATDPEDAHDKMDKMLEDGSLDAAVTMHYTFPIGVSTVGHATTPGIGKGMFIANTTGTSDMERISAMVKNTISGIGVAKANGIANPTVGILNIDGAHQVEKSLRKLKDKGYNINFTQSNRADGGVEMRGNDLLQGVPDIMVMDSLTGNIVMKVMSSFLTGGSYESVGAGYGPGAGKGYNKIINIISRASGANVVAGALSYAGKCAKGNMQAKIDAEYDVAEKAGLAEVLDGLTAAPKKDDSVEEVKEPAKKAVSEAILGIDILVLEEAVTELWKANIYATSGMGCTGPVVMVAPEDEDHAREVLQAADYL from the coding sequence ATGGAAAATAACGTACAAAACACAATTGCTGATGTGTTCGATGAAATCGCCCAAGGACTAGAAGACGGTAATTTCGGTTCTAGACCTCGTGTTGGTGTTACATTACTTGGCAGCGAACATGGCGAAGAAGAAATCCTTCGTGGTGCAGAACTTGCTCAAGCTAATGATCCCTCTATTCAAGTTGTTGTGATCGGTACATTGACTGATACAAAACTTGAAACAGTTGCTGCAACTGATCCAGAAGATGCCCATGATAAGATGGACAAAATGCTAGAAGATGGTAGCTTGGATGCCGCTGTAACCATGCATTACACCTTCCCAATAGGTGTTTCAACAGTTGGACATGCAACTACTCCTGGTATTGGTAAAGGGATGTTTATCGCAAATACCACCGGTACTTCTGATATGGAAAGAATTAGCGCAATGGTCAAAAATACTATTTCAGGTATTGGTGTGGCTAAAGCTAACGGAATCGCAAATCCAACAGTCGGAATTTTGAATATCGATGGTGCACATCAAGTTGAAAAATCATTAAGAAAATTAAAAGACAAAGGTTATAACATCAACTTTACGCAAAGCAACCGTGCAGACGGTGGCGTAGAGATGCGTGGAAATGACCTACTTCAAGGTGTTCCTGACATCATGGTCATGGACAGTTTGACTGGTAATATTGTTATGAAAGTTATGAGTTCATTCTTAACCGGCGGTAGCTATGAATCTGTTGGTGCAGGTTATGGCCCTGGTGCTGGTAAAGGATATAACAAGATCATCAATATCATTAGTCGTGCTTCCGGTGCCAACGTTGTTGCTGGCGCATTAAGCTATGCTGGTAAATGTGCTAAAGGGAACATGCAAGCTAAAATAGATGCCGAATACGATGTTGCTGAAAAAGCTGGATTGGCAGAAGTACTAGATGGCCTTACTGCCGCTCCCAAGAAAGATGATTCAGTAGAAGAAGTTAAAGAACCAGCCAAGAAGGCTGTTTCAGAAGCTATTTTAGGTATTGATATTTTAGTACTTGAAGAAGCTGTTACGGAATTATGGAAGGCCAACATCTATGCCACAAGTGGTATGGGATGTACTGGTCCGGTTGTTATGGTGGCACCAGAGGACGAAGATCACGCTCGCGAAGTTCTTCAAGCTGCCGACTACTTATAA
- a CDS encoding DUF1516 family protein, with protein sequence MAIVWTHLITWIVITITTLLGLLAKSHNKVYQMITRVGYLVIIGTGILLFGHAWTVEPTLLIVKVILAFILIALIEIGFARKNTNRLTTQAVWSVIIFLIVVAIIGFGLSGWYPFK encoded by the coding sequence ATGGCAATTGTTTGGACACATTTAATCACATGGATAGTTATTACTATCACTACTTTGCTTGGTTTATTGGCTAAATCTCACAACAAGGTTTACCAAATGATCACGCGGGTCGGTTATCTAGTTATTATTGGTACAGGTATTTTATTATTCGGTCACGCATGGACTGTTGAGCCAACTTTATTGATCGTTAAAGTTATCCTAGCTTTCATCTTGATTGCATTGATCGAGATCGGGTTTGCTCGTAAGAACACTAACCGTTTGACCACACAAGCTGTTTGGTCTGTAATTATCTTCCTGATTGTCGTTGCCATTATTGGCTTCGGTCTTTCTGGTTGGTATCCATTTAAATAG
- a CDS encoding HAD family hydrolase yields the protein MMIKHIFSDMDGTILNNAGYVSDENASIIKKANIPFTLVSARAPMEMSEAMDKLDLKTPQIGFNGGLIFEKLNNDIKVIDAQPIDLSVAKRVFEIIQDKFNSVSLSWYDLNHWYSERIDDGIKLERNYTNRDATLMSADNFFAQKNATVFKLMMILFDKQTMHDLKQYLNEQNLPGVSIQQSSDTYLEITSDKALKSRGIQYIIDHENLHRNEMMAFGDGHNDLPMLEMVDYPVVMQNALPDILKVGKFITKSNEDNGVGYAMKTYLKTI from the coding sequence CTGATGATCAAACATATTTTTTCCGACATGGACGGAACTATCTTGAATAATGCTGGCTATGTCTCAGACGAAAATGCCTCAATCATTAAAAAAGCTAACATCCCATTTACGCTGGTGTCTGCACGTGCACCGATGGAAATGAGCGAAGCAATGGACAAATTAGATTTAAAGACGCCACAAATCGGATTCAATGGCGGACTGATTTTTGAAAAATTGAACAACGATATCAAAGTCATCGATGCTCAACCAATTGATTTATCAGTTGCCAAAAGAGTTTTCGAAATCATCCAAGACAAATTCAACTCGGTCAGCCTCAGTTGGTATGACCTTAATCATTGGTATTCTGAACGAATCGACGACGGCATTAAACTAGAACGAAATTATACTAATCGTGATGCCACGTTGATGTCTGCTGATAACTTTTTTGCACAGAAAAACGCCACCGTTTTCAAATTAATGATGATCTTATTCGACAAGCAGACGATGCATGATCTGAAACAATATTTGAATGAACAAAATCTGCCAGGCGTCAGCATTCAGCAATCTAGCGACACTTATTTGGAGATCACTAGCGACAAAGCGCTGAAGTCTCGCGGGATTCAATACATCATCGACCACGAAAATCTTCATCGCAATGAAATGATGGCATTTGGCGACGGTCATAACGATCTCCCCATGCTTGAGATGGTCGATTATCCAGTCGTAATGCAAAATGCTTTGCCTGACATTCTAAAAGTCGGTAAATTTATTACCAAATCCAATGAAGACAATGGCGTAGGCTATGCAATGAAAACGTATTTAAAAACCATTTAA
- a CDS encoding TetR/AcrR family transcriptional regulator — protein MNTKEELAIALNHVILIKGFQTMSMAKLAESINVSRATLYIYFKNKDEIVESVVDRHFEFIKKNPIPNFQPDNFLQTIINSLLLFGSTTETFTSELKKNYPELYVKFENSFQQYFTELNRYYQAAIDANFIDNKFSPDFLIFENRTGIRSVLKAVLKHELSLTQAEGFLNNYFDLQLLGILTPKAHQSIDLDSIQSFRDKILSEFRATYSLIS, from the coding sequence ATGAATACTAAAGAAGAACTCGCAATTGCCTTGAACCACGTTATTTTGATCAAGGGATTTCAAACTATGTCGATGGCTAAATTGGCCGAATCTATCAACGTCTCTAGAGCAACTCTTTATATCTACTTTAAAAATAAAGATGAAATAGTTGAATCAGTCGTTGATCGGCATTTTGAATTTATCAAAAAGAACCCTATTCCTAACTTTCAACCAGATAATTTTTTGCAAACGATCATTAACTCATTGCTGCTATTCGGTTCGACAACTGAAACTTTTACCTCTGAATTAAAGAAGAACTATCCCGAATTGTACGTAAAATTTGAGAATTCGTTTCAACAATATTTCACTGAGCTAAATCGGTATTATCAAGCGGCAATAGATGCTAATTTCATCGATAACAAGTTCAGTCCTGACTTTCTCATTTTTGAAAATCGGACTGGAATTCGTTCAGTCTTAAAGGCTGTTTTGAAGCATGAATTATCTTTGACGCAAGCTGAAGGCTTTTTAAATAATTATTTTGATCTGCAGTTATTGGGGATACTGACACCAAAGGCACACCAGTCGATCGACCTAGATTCGATTCAGTCTTTTCGTGACAAAATACTGTCAGAGTTTCGGGCAACCTACTCCCTAATTTCATAA
- a CDS encoding NAD-dependent epimerase/dehydratase family protein has protein sequence MKKVIVTGGSGFVASWVIKEFLDNGYAVSTSLRSMKKSDMIKEELSHYVDDDKLANLSFFEADLTSPEGWVDAMKGSDGVIHVASPMGNGTQSVAELVNVAKNGALNILKAAHEAGVDRVVMTSSQAASTDKTGSTALLDESFWTDITNPDLDPYRISKVASEKAAWDYANKNNLKLTTILPGAIFGPAMSSKTVSSNGMLEQIMKGQPMLPRVPMEISDVRDLANLHRLAFENDQAIGKRYLAASQELTMVQIAQIYQDAFPDLAIKARVAPNWLTKFVAKFVPSLRAVVPMLDRKTRHTTKAAETDLGWKQTAPETTVVDAGEALINLGLVE, from the coding sequence ATGAAAAAAGTTATTGTAACGGGTGGTTCAGGATTTGTAGCTAGTTGGGTGATCAAAGAATTCTTGGATAATGGATACGCAGTTTCAACTAGTTTACGTTCGATGAAGAAATCTGACATGATCAAAGAGGAACTGAGTCATTACGTGGATGATGACAAGTTAGCTAACTTAAGTTTTTTTGAAGCGGATTTAACTAGCCCTGAAGGTTGGGTCGATGCAATGAAGGGTAGCGATGGAGTGATTCATGTTGCATCTCCTATGGGGAACGGAACTCAATCTGTTGCCGAACTAGTCAACGTTGCTAAAAACGGTGCCTTAAACATCTTAAAAGCAGCACATGAAGCCGGCGTCGATCGCGTTGTTATGACGTCATCGCAGGCAGCTTCGACTGATAAAACTGGCAGCACTGCTTTGTTGGATGAATCTTTCTGGACAGACATCACGAATCCAGATTTGGATCCATATCGAATCTCAAAGGTCGCTTCTGAAAAAGCTGCCTGGGATTATGCCAATAAGAATAACTTAAAGTTGACGACTATATTACCTGGTGCTATTTTTGGACCAGCCATGAGCAGTAAGACAGTCAGCTCGAACGGAATGTTGGAACAAATTATGAAGGGACAACCAATGCTTCCACGAGTTCCAATGGAAATTAGTGACGTCCGTGATTTGGCAAACCTTCATCGTTTGGCATTTGAAAATGATCAAGCTATTGGCAAACGTTATTTAGCTGCATCTCAGGAACTGACAATGGTCCAAATTGCTCAGATTTATCAGGATGCATTTCCAGATTTAGCAATCAAAGCAAGAGTCGCACCAAACTGGTTGACCAAATTTGTCGCAAAATTTGTTCCAAGTCTTAGAGCAGTCGTGCCAATGCTTGATCGTAAGACTAGACACACTACTAAGGCCGCCGAGACTGATTTAGGTTGGAAACAAACCGCTCCAGAGACTACAGTTGTCGACGCTGGTGAAGCTTTGATCAATTTAGGATTAGTTGAATAA